In Microbacterium sp. No. 7, the genomic window GCGCCGCGCGGAGACATGCTGGGCTTCGTGCGCCCGGGCGTGCAGGCACTGCTCTCGGTGCTGCCCGACGACGTGCGCGTGGGCGTCATCGGCGGCGCCGGCGGCAGCCTCGCGGCCCCCGGCGGCCCGCGCCTGCTCGACACGCCCGAGTTCACCGAGGAGTACAAGCCCGAGGCGCAGGAGGCCTACGGCATCCTCGAGGACCTGCGCGCCTCGGCGAGCCCGCGTGACTGGTTCTACGTGCACCCCGCGGGCGGCTTCGGCGCCTGGAACCCGGGCGAGCGCACGGGCTCCTACCGCGACGGCGGCGACGTGCTCGTGGTCGACGAGGCGGGGGAGTCGTTCATCTCCGGGGCCGACCTCGCGGTCGCCGTGCTCGACGAGATCGAGACGCCCCGGCACCACCGCGAGCGGTTCACCGTCGGGTACTGACCCGGATCGGTATCCCGATCACACCAGATCGCGCCAGTCGATGCTCCCGGTGTCGGGCTCGACGTCGGCGTCGGCGATGTCGGACAGCGTCAGCGAGGTCGTCTCGGTCGGCGGGCCCATCACGGTCGCCTCGTCGCGGCGATGCCGCAGCACCGTGTCGACGTACGACGAGAGCGCCTCGGCGAGCGAGACCGACCGGTTCAGCTCCTGAGACATGTACCAGCGGTGCTCGAGGGCCTGGTGATACACCTCCGCGGGCTCCAGCTTCGCCCGCAGGTCGAACGGGATCGCCTTGACGACCGGCTCGAACACGCGCGTGAGCCACTCGTGCGCCACCATCTCCTCGTCGGAGCCGAGTCGTGAGACGCGCGCGCGGAACTCGTCCATGTCGTTGAGCAGCCGGCGTGCCTGGTTCTCCTCGACGTCGAGTCCCGTCAGTCGCAGGAGGCGCCGCTGGTGGTGGCCCGCGTCGACGACCTTCGGCTGGATCGACACGGTCGCGCCGTCGGAGGTCGTCTCGATCGACATCTCGTCGATGTCGAAGCCGAGATCGTTGAGCTGCCGCACGCGCTCTGTGATGCGCCACGTGTCGCGCGCGTCGAAGGTCTCCAGGTCGGTGAGCGCGCCCCACAGCGAGTGGTAGGAGCTCACCAGGCCGTCGGCGATCGCGATCGCGTCGATGCCGCCCTCCAGGCGCCCGCCCGCCTCCAGGTCCATGATCTCGCCGGCGATATTGGTGCGGGCCACGTCGAGATCGTGCTCGCGCTGGCCGGCCGTCAGGCGCGCGTCGTAGAGCTCGCCGGTCTCGGCGTCGACGAGGTAGGCGGCGAACTCGCCGGCGTCGCGCCGGAACAGCGTGTTCGACAGCGACACGTCGCCCCAGAAGAACCCGACGTTGTGCAGCCGCACGAGCAGCGCGGCGAGGGCGTCGACGAGCCGCGTCGCGGTGTCGGGACGCAGCACCTGGTTGAAGAGCGCGCGGTACGGCAGCGAGAAGCGCAGGTGCGCCGTCACCAGCGCCGCGGGCAGCGGCTCGCCCTCCGCCGTGCGGCGCCCGTCGATGACCGCGACGCGATCGACGCACGGGACGTCGAGGCGCGCGAGCGAGCCCAGCATGTCGTACTCTCGCCGGGCCATCTCGGATGTCGTCTCCTTGACGGCGACGACGCGCCCCGACAGGCTCGCGAAGCGCACGAGGTGCCGCGAGATGCCCTTGGGCAGCGACACGATCGTGTCGCTCGGCCACTCGGCCAGCGACGTCTGCCAGGGGAGTGTCAGCAGTCCGGCATCCATGCTGCTCGCGGTGATCGTCAGCGACTGCGGCACGGTCTCTCCTCCCGGATGACCGAGCGCGGCGCGGGCGGTTCGTGGAACCTCCCGCGCCGCGCTCGTGGCGTGAACGACGATCAGGCCGCGGCGATCGCCTTGTCGGTCAGCCGCTCGCCCGAGCCGAGGTCGAAGACGTGCACGTGGCCGGGGACCGGGGCGAGGATCACGCGCTCGCCCGCGTTGGGGTGACGGCGGCCGTCGACGCGCGCCACGATGTCGGTGCGCTTGCCGTTGATCTCGGTGTGACCGTACAGGTAGCCGTCGGCGCCGAGCTCCTCGACGAGGTCGACGTCGACGGTGAGGCCCTGGCCGTCCTCGGGGTTGACGATGATGTCCTCGGGTCGCACGCCGACGGTCACCTCGGAGCCGTGCGCCTTGCCGAGCGTGTCGGCCTCGACGGGGACGACCTTGGTGCCGAAGCGCACGCCGCCCTCGGCCAGGTCGGCCGGGAACAGGTTCATCGCGGGCGATCCGATGAAGCCGGCGACGAAGACGTTGCTCGGGCGCTCGTAGAGGTCGCGGGGCGTGCCGACCTGCTGCAGCAGGCCGTCCTTGAGCACGGCGATGCGGTCGCCCATCGTGAGCGCCTCGGTCTGGTCGTGCGTGACGTAGACCGTCGTGACGCCGAGACGGCGCTGCAGCGACGCGATCTGCGTGCGCGTCTGCACGCGCAGCTTGGCGTCGAGGTTCGACAGCGGCTCGTCCATGAGGAACACCTGCGGGTTGCGCACGATCGCGCGGCCCATCGCGACGCGCTGGCGCTGGCCGCCCGAGAGCGCCTTCGGCTTGCGCGTGAGGTACTGCTCGAGGTCGAGGATCTTCGCCGCCTCGAGCACGCGCTGGGCGCGCTCCTCCTTGCTCACGCCGGCGATCTTCAGGGCGAAGCCCATGTTCTCGGCGACCGTCATGTGCGGGTAGAGCGCGTAGTTCTGGAAGACCATCGCGATGTCGCGGTCCTTGGGGGGCACGTCGGTGACGTCGCGGTCGCCGATGAGGATGCGGCCCGAGTTGACCTCTTCGAGGCCCGCGAGCATGCGCAGGGTCGTGGACTTGCCACAGCCGGAGGGGCCGACGAGAACGAGGAACTCGCCGTCGGCGATGTCCAGGTTGATCTTGTCGACCGAGGGGCGCGTGGCCCCCGGGTAGATGCGGGTTGCGCTGTCGAACGTGACGGACGCCATGATTTCTTCTCCTTCACCGGCAGGTACGTGCCGGACGATCCGTAGTGAGGATGAACGGGGGGCTCCCGTGCGCCCGCCATTGGGCGCGCCCTCAGTATGGCACGCGTGCCCCGGCCGTGTCTGGGTTTCTCCCAGATTGGGTGGCTACCATCGAGACGGTCCGCCCCCCGAACGGACCCGATCCACACCGCTTTTCGTCCGACAAGAGGTCCGATGTCTTCTGAGGTATCACCGAACGCGCCCGCGTCACACGACCGTCGAGAGGCCGTTCGCCAGAAGGCCGAGCAGGTGCGGGTCAAGCAGCGGCGCACGCGCGTGCTGCGTCGTTCGGCGCTCGGCGCCGGTGCCGTCGTCGCCGTGGGCGCCGTCGCGGTCGCCGTCGTCTGGGCGGTCGGCTCGGCGATCGACCGTCCGCAGCTGAGCCCTCGCACGGCCACGGGCGACGGCTTCGCGGTGACCTCGATCGGCGCCGCGGTCGTGTCCGATCAGGTCTCCGTGCCGGATGCCCCCGTGACGCCGACGCCCGACCTGGCGCGCGAGGAGTCGACGGTCCCCGTCGAGCCCACGCCGGCCGCCGAGACGCCCGAGGTCGAGATCCAGGTGTACCTCGACTACCTCTCGCCGGGTGCCCGTCAGTGGCAGCTGGCCAACGCCAAGCAGCTGACGACCTGGGTCGACAGCGGCGCGGTCTCGCTCAGCTACCACCCCGTCTCGATGCTGACGGCGAAGTCGAACGGCACGAAGTACTCGCTGCGCGCCGCGGCGGCCGCGGCCTGCGTCGCGCAGCACGCTCCCGAGACGTTCTTCACGTTCAACGGCGAGCTGCTCGCGAACCAGCCCGCGATCGACTCCGACGGCTTCTCCGACGTCGAGCTCGCCGACCTCGCACAGGCCTCCGGCGTCGACGACCCGAAGACGGTGCGCGCGTGCATCGAGGAGGGCGACTACCTGTCGTGGGTGAAGGCCGCGACCGAGCGCGCCGTCGCCGGCATCCCCGGTGCCGACGGCCTCGCCCTCACCGGCACGCCCACGATCATCGTCAACGGCCAGAAGTACGAGGGCCGCCTCGAGGACCCCGCCGAGTTCGCGCAGTTCGTGCTGACGAGCGCCAGCGGGGCGTTCTACAAGAACCAGTCGGCCACGCCCACCCCGACGCCGACGGCCACCCCGACCCCCACGCCGGAGGAGGCGCCCGCGCCCGAGGAGACCCCCGCGGAGTGACGGGCCGCGCGGCGGCGGGCGAGCGACCCGGTGACGGGCCGCGCGGACGGGCTCGCTAGACTGAAGCCCTTGCCGGCTTGGCGCAATTGGTAGCGCACCGTACTTGTAATACGGGGGTTGCAGGTTCGAGTCCTGTAGCCGGCACCGTCTCTGCGCCGGTGGCCCGCGCCGTCGGCTACTTCTTCTTGCCGCGCCTCTTGTCCTTGCCGGACGACGGCATGCGGCTGACGAACGCGCTCGCGTTGACGGGCTTGCGGTATCCGCGTCGCGCGTTCGCGGGCTTGCGGCCGACGTAGAGCCAGCCCAGGAGCTCCTCGTTCTTCTTCAGCCCGTGCGCCTTGGCGACCGCCTTCGACCGGGTGTAGCCGCCCGTGCGCCAGATGACGCCCCAGCCGGCGTCGTCGAGCAGCAGGCTCAGCGTGTGCGCCACGCCCGACGCGACCGCCTCCTGCTCCCAGCGCGGCACCTTGCCGCTCTTGCGGTAGCTGGCGACGACGGCGATGAGAAGAGGCGCGCGCAGCGGCTTCGACGACGGCGACTTGTCGCCCTCGGCCTTCGCGATCGCGCTGCCCAGGGTGCGCCGGTCGTCGCCGCGCAGCTCGATGATGCGCCACGGACGCAGCGACGAGTGGTCGGCGACGCGGCCGGCCGCCGCGACGAGCTCCAGCAGCTCCTCGTGCGTCGGCGCCTCGTCGGTCACCTTCGACCACGAGCGTCGCGTGCGCACGGCCTCCAGCACGGGTGAGGGGGCGGGGGGCGCTGTCGTGGCGGGGGTCGTCGCAGGGGCGGGCGCCGCCGCAACGGAGAGGGTGTCGCTGCTCATCACTGTTCCTCGGGGGCGAAGCTCAGGGCGATCGAGTTCATGCAGTAGCGATCGCCGGTGGGGGTCCCGAATCCGTCGGGGAAGACGTGTCCGAGGTGCGATCCGCATGCCGCGCAGCGCACCTCCGTGCGCACCATGCCGAGCGAGCGGTCCTCGATCAGCTCGACGGCCTCGGGGCGCACGCTCTCGTAGAAGCTCGGCCATCCGCAGTGGGAGTCGAACTTCGTGCCGCTGCGGAACAGCTCGGCCCCGCAGCCCGCGCACGTGTACAGTCCGGCGCGGTGCTCGTCGAGCAGCTCGCCGGTCCACGGCCGCTCGGTCGCCGCCTCGCGCAGCACGGCGTACTGGTCGGGCGTGAGCTCGGCGCGCCACTGTTCATCAGATCTGCTGACGGGATAGCTCATCGTGAGACCTCCTCGACACTCTCCAGACTCTATTCAACCGGATGCCGGACGCCGTGGCGTGGCAGGCGGCCGAAACGCCGCCCGCTCGTTACCGTTGACACGTGCCCCTCGACGAACGCAGCCGCGCCCTCCTGGACTTCGAGTCCCGGTGGACGGGGCACACCGCGCGCAAGGAGGAGGCCGTGCGCTCCGAGCTGTCCCTCACGCCCGCGCGCTACTACCAGGTGCTGGGGCGGCTGATCGAGACCGCCGACGCCCTCGCGTACGACCCCGTGCTGGTGCACCGGCTGCGCCGCGTGCGGGACTCCCGCCGGCGCGGACGCGCGGCCGGCGTCGGGAACCGGTCGGGCGCAGCGCTCTCCGGAACAGCCGGACTCCCAGGCGCTGCCGGGTAGCATTCTCTGGTGCCCGCTTCCCCCCAGCCGAACGATCGCTTCGACGACGTTCCCTCGCGTGGCGGACGCGTCGGCGCGCACCGCGCGGAGAACCCGCGTCTGCGCGCGGGCGTCGTCGTGCTCTGGGCGGCCGTGGCGACGGTCGTCCTCGTCGGCGTCGGCGTCTTCGGCACGCTCGTCGCGACCGGGCGGATCGACTTCGACCAGGCGTCGACGTCGGCGTCGCCCACCGGGCAGCCGTCGACGGCGCCCCCCGCTCCGGAGGAGTCGGTCGTCGACACGGCGTACTACGTGATGGTCCTCAACGCGACCGACACCGACGGACTGGCGGGCGACCTGCGTGAGCAGATCATCGCGGCGGGGTGGGCGGAGGACATGGTCGAGGCGAGCTATGCGAGCGCGACCGACTTCGAGACCACGACCGTCTTCTACCCCTATGAGGAGGCGGCTCCGGCCGCCCGCGGGCTCGCCGAGGTGATCGGCGGCGCCGAGGTCGTGCTCAGCGACGCGTACCAGCCCCTCGACGACGAGGCGACGGCCGAGCTCGACGAGAGCCTGCAGCGGCAGCTGGTCGTCGTGATCGGTCTCGATCGCGCCGAGCCCGCCGTGTGACGAGACTCGTCCCTCCCGCGGCTTGCACTCGGCATGGTCGAGTGCCAGAATGATTTAGCACTCGCTTCATCTGAGTGCTAAATCTCACCTACGTCCGGGAGGGACGACACACTTATGGCAAAGATCATCGCTTTCGACGAGGAGGCCCGTCGCGGCCTTGAGCGTGGCCTGAACACCCTGGCCGACGCCGTCAAGGTGACCCTGGGCCCGCGCGGTCGCAACGTCGTGCTCGAGAAGAAGTGGGGCGCTCCCACCATCACGAACGACGGTGTGTCGATCGC contains:
- a CDS encoding DUF4032 domain-containing protein, whose protein sequence is MPQSLTITASSMDAGLLTLPWQTSLAEWPSDTIVSLPKGISRHLVRFASLSGRVVAVKETTSEMARREYDMLGSLARLDVPCVDRVAVIDGRRTAEGEPLPAALVTAHLRFSLPYRALFNQVLRPDTATRLVDALAALLVRLHNVGFFWGDVSLSNTLFRRDAGEFAAYLVDAETGELYDARLTAGQREHDLDVARTNIAGEIMDLEAGGRLEGGIDAIAIADGLVSSYHSLWGALTDLETFDARDTWRITERVRQLNDLGFDIDEMSIETTSDGATVSIQPKVVDAGHHQRRLLRLTGLDVEENQARRLLNDMDEFRARVSRLGSDEEMVAHEWLTRVFEPVVKAIPFDLRAKLEPAEVYHQALEHRWYMSQELNRSVSLAEALSSYVDTVLRHRRDEATVMGPPTETTSLTLSDIADADVEPDTGSIDWRDLV
- a CDS encoding nitroreductase family protein — translated: MSSDTLSVAAAPAPATTPATTAPPAPSPVLEAVRTRRSWSKVTDEAPTHEELLELVAAAGRVADHSSLRPWRIIELRGDDRRTLGSAIAKAEGDKSPSSKPLRAPLLIAVVASYRKSGKVPRWEQEAVASGVAHTLSLLLDDAGWGVIWRTGGYTRSKAVAKAHGLKKNEELLGWLYVGRKPANARRGYRKPVNASAFVSRMPSSGKDKRRGKKK
- a CDS encoding NAD(P)-dependent oxidoreductase, coding for MARIAVLGGTGYAGSHIVAEAVRRGHTVVSVARSLPAERVEGATYVEGTLLDVPGLAAELEGVDVLVSAIAPRGDMLGFVRPGVQALLSVLPDDVRVGVIGGAGGSLAAPGGPRLLDTPEFTEEYKPEAQEAYGILEDLRASASPRDWFYVHPAGGFGAWNPGERTGSYRDGGDVLVVDEAGESFISGADLAVAVLDEIETPRHHRERFTVGY
- a CDS encoding DUF3263 domain-containing protein, which gives rise to MPLDERSRALLDFESRWTGHTARKEEAVRSELSLTPARYYQVLGRLIETADALAYDPVLVHRLRRVRDSRRRGRAAGVGNRSGAALSGTAGLPGAAG
- a CDS encoding LytR C-terminal domain-containing protein; amino-acid sequence: MPASPQPNDRFDDVPSRGGRVGAHRAENPRLRAGVVVLWAAVATVVLVGVGVFGTLVATGRIDFDQASTSASPTGQPSTAPPAPEESVVDTAYYVMVLNATDTDGLAGDLREQIIAAGWAEDMVEASYASATDFETTTVFYPYEEAAPAARGLAEVIGGAEVVLSDAYQPLDDEATAELDESLQRQLVVVIGLDRAEPAV
- the msrB gene encoding peptide-methionine (R)-S-oxide reductase MsrB translates to MSYPVSRSDEQWRAELTPDQYAVLREAATERPWTGELLDEHRAGLYTCAGCGAELFRSGTKFDSHCGWPSFYESVRPEAVELIEDRSLGMVRTEVRCAACGSHLGHVFPDGFGTPTGDRYCMNSIALSFAPEEQ
- a CDS encoding DsbA family protein; the protein is MSSEVSPNAPASHDRREAVRQKAEQVRVKQRRTRVLRRSALGAGAVVAVGAVAVAVVWAVGSAIDRPQLSPRTATGDGFAVTSIGAAVVSDQVSVPDAPVTPTPDLAREESTVPVEPTPAAETPEVEIQVYLDYLSPGARQWQLANAKQLTTWVDSGAVSLSYHPVSMLTAKSNGTKYSLRAAAAAACVAQHAPETFFTFNGELLANQPAIDSDGFSDVELADLAQASGVDDPKTVRACIEEGDYLSWVKAATERAVAGIPGADGLALTGTPTIIVNGQKYEGRLEDPAEFAQFVLTSASGAFYKNQSATPTPTPTATPTPTPEEAPAPEETPAE
- a CDS encoding ABC transporter ATP-binding protein is translated as MASVTFDSATRIYPGATRPSVDKINLDIADGEFLVLVGPSGCGKSTTLRMLAGLEEVNSGRILIGDRDVTDVPPKDRDIAMVFQNYALYPHMTVAENMGFALKIAGVSKEERAQRVLEAAKILDLEQYLTRKPKALSGGQRQRVAMGRAIVRNPQVFLMDEPLSNLDAKLRVQTRTQIASLQRRLGVTTVYVTHDQTEALTMGDRIAVLKDGLLQQVGTPRDLYERPSNVFVAGFIGSPAMNLFPADLAEGGVRFGTKVVPVEADTLGKAHGSEVTVGVRPEDIIVNPEDGQGLTVDVDLVEELGADGYLYGHTEINGKRTDIVARVDGRRHPNAGERVILAPVPGHVHVFDLGSGERLTDKAIAAA